Proteins encoded within one genomic window of Diorhabda sublineata isolate icDioSubl1.1 chromosome 1, icDioSubl1.1, whole genome shotgun sequence:
- the LOC130453157 gene encoding DNA repair protein REV1: MKNAEKEDDNVEKENGCTNKKKGREYERDNGFSDWGGYNAAKRAKLLDQFENCEIKQISNIFQDIAIHVNGFTKPPIDELKNLMAAHGGQFHLYQLSTTTHIIASNLPNVKIKHLGTTPIVKPNWITDSIDFGKLLDYRRYLLYSNQSKSQPRIDFPILNKVSNAISIIEDVEIQKNTVTVKQDELKSEKETDISSCIDDINGNRSVASSSTDKIVSCKKSEQTKLAAKTASDPNFLEEFYNNSRLHLISTLGAEFKQLVGQLRDASDGKFPGTEKLLLLKGQNSSPLMSRSVIMHIDMDCFFVSVSIRNHPELKGKPVAITHARNGQITNVKPEQKAIREQEFALYSERLPLGVTSRVEQIDSFSSMSEIASCSYEARKYGIKNGTFLGQAIKVCPKLVTLPYDFEGIKEVSHNLYKTIASYTLDIEAVSCDEMYVDITKILQETGLSVEEWAVHIRKEIMNVTGCPCSTGFGANRLQARLATKKAKPEGQFYLKPDAVEQYMMDVALSDLPGVGRATLAKLHKLGLNSCGDLQLVSSKILQNELGQKAGETIKQQSMGIDTRPLNFHHERKSVSAEVNYGIRFKTIEECYSFIQNLAVEIHNRINDIKMRARCLTLKLLVRAPEAPVETAKFLGHGICDSLTKSTTSNAILNNPQVIFNEAKSLYEKLGVDFADLRGVGLQLTKLEKNAPINKALSNFLKQEVNTLNQFDKIKESTTISNKIIDSKQSENTKGLNSNLDRNIMKTSTGARRGRPKGSNKSTNNGNKLSKNVRNNTVLHNYFDKKKSVEPRIKPTQNVHHKIDINVLNELPEGLRDEIIKEYKLNLKVKDKPQTKPDIKSNKHVQTEDTENVTTKNNKSGNVQTSPFSNLTWDQIKPIIKKWTESEESPSDTDIEMIAIHFKLLAVNRQIEILMSVFNFLYRMFASLNCNWHQAYFKIVNTTQEGMVARYGHTLLVQRQFSCCKM, translated from the exons atgaaaaatgctGAAAAGGAAGATGATAatgtagaaaaagaaaatggttgcacaaataagaaaaaaggcAGGGAATATGAACGTGATAATGGATTTTCAGATTGG GGCGGTTATAATGCTGCTAAAAGAGCAAAGCTTCTGGATCAGTTTGAAAACTGTGAAATCAAAcagatttcaaatatttttcaagatattgcAATACATGTAAATGGGTTTACTAAACCTCCGATTGATGAGTTGAAAAATCTTATGGCTGCACATGGTGGACAATTTCATTTGTATCAACTTTCAACAACTACTCATATTATAGCTTCAAATCTACCAAATGTTAAG ATTAAACATCTTGGAACAACCCCTATTGTCAAACCAAACTGGATAACAGATAGTATAGATTTTGGAAAGCTTTTAGATTATCGAAGATATTTGTTATATAGCAATCAAAGTAAATCTCAACCAAGAATCGACTTTCCTATTTTGAATAAAGTATCAAATGCCATTTCTATAATAGAAGAcgttgaaattcaaaaaaatactgtaaCTGTGAAGCAAGATGAACTTAAATCAGAAAAGGAAACTGATATTTCATCTTGTATTGATGATATTAATGGTAATAGATCAGTTGCTTCCTCTTCTACTGATAAAAtagtttcttgtaaaaaatCAGAACAAACTAAGTTGGCTGCAAAAACAGCTTCAgatccaaattttttagaagaattttataacaattctAGGCTACATCTTATTTCAACATTGGGTGCTGAATTTAAACAACTTGTTGGCCAACTGAGAGATGCTTCGGATGGAAAATTTCCTGGAACTGAGAAACTGCTATTGCTCAAAG GACAAAATAGTTCCCCTTTAATGTCAAGATCTGTAATAATGCATATAGATATGGactgtttttttgtttccgtTAGTATCCGAAATCATCCAGAATTAAAAGGGAAACCAGTAGCTATTACTCATGCTCGGAATGGGCAAATAACAAATGTGAAACCTGAACAGAAAGCTATTAGAGAACAAGAATTTGCATTGTATTCTGAAAGATTGCCTCTAGGAGTGACTTCCAGAGTAGAACAAATCGATAGTTTTTCTAGTATGTCTGAGATAGCCAGCTGCAGTTATGAAGCtagaaaatatggaattaaaaatggaacatttttgGGACAGGCTATTAAAGTGTGTCCCAAATTAGTTACTCTGCCATATGATTTTGAG gGCATTAAAGAAGTATCccataatttatataaaactattgCTTCTTACACTCTTGACATAGAAGCTGTAAGTTGTGATGAAATGTATGTGGatattactaaaattttacaagaaactGGTCTTTCAGTGGAGGAATGGGCAGTGCatattagaaaagaaattatgaatgtTACAGGATGCCCTTGCTCTACag GTTTTGGGGCAAATAGACTTCAAGCGAGACTAGCAACGAAAAAGGCAAAACCTGAAGGGCAGTTCTATTTGAAACCAGATGCTGTAGAACAATACATGATGGATGTAGCTCTTTCCGATTTACCTGGTGTTGGTAGGGCCACTTTGGCGAAACTACATAAATTAGGGCTAAACAGCTGTGGGGATCTTCag TTGGTATCTTCgaaaattcttcaaaatgaaTTGGGACAGAAAGCAGGAGAAACTATCAAACAGCAATCCATGGGAATCGATACTAGACCTCTAAATTTTCATCACGAAAGAAAATCAGTGTCGGCAGAAGTAAACTATGGCATAAGATTCAAGACTATAGAAGAATGTTACAGTTTTATACAAAATCTAGCTGTTGAAATTCATAACAGAATAAATGATATCAAAATGAGAGCCAGATgtttaacattaaaattattagtaagGGCACCTGAGGCTCCAGTG gaAACCGCTAAATTTCTTGGACATGGTATTTGTGATAGTTTGACGAAAAGTACGACATCAAATGCAATTCTTAACAATCCACAAGTGATATTTAATGAAGCTAAGAGCCTGTATGAAAAATTGGGAGTAGATTTTGCAGATTTGAGAGGTGTTGGTCTTCAGTTGaccaaattagaaaaaaatgctcCTATAAATAAGGCATTGAGTAATTTTCTGAAACAAGAAGTTAATACATTGAACCAGTTTGATAAAATTAAGGAATCGACaacaatttctaataaaataatagattcGAAACAAAGTGAAAATACTAAAGGCCTAAATTCTAATCTAGatagaaatataatgaaaacatcaacGGGTGCAAGAAGAGGAAGGCCAAAAGGTAGTAATAAGAGTACCAATAATGGAAACAAGTTATCAAAAAACGTAAGGAACAATACAGTTTTGCACAACTATTTTGATAAGAAGAAAAGTGTGGAACCTAGAATCAAACCTACACAG AATGTGCatcataaaattgatataaacgTATTGAATGAGTTGCCAGAAGGTTTAAGAGATGAGAtaattaaagaatataaattaaatttaaaagttaaagaTAAACCACAAACGAAGCCGgatataaaaagtaataaacatgTCCAAACAGAAGATACAGAAAATGTTactactaaaaataataaatctggAAATG tGCAAACATCCCCATTTAGTAATCTTACGTGGGATCAAATTAaaccaataattaaaaaatggactGAATCAGAAGAAAGTCCAAGTGATACAGACATTGAGATGATAGCTATACATTTCAAACTTTTAGCGGTCAACcgacaaattgaaattttaatgagcgtttttaattttttatatag aatGTTTGCTTCTTTGAATTGTAATTGGCATCAGGCCTATTTTAAAATAGTCAACACAACACAGGAGGGAATGGTAGCAAGATATGGGCACACACTATTAGTGCAAAGGCAATTTTCTTGTTGTAAAATGTGA